The window TCTTAATAAACTAAGCAAAAAACAAATTGTAGATTTAGACGATGAACGAAAAGCCGCTATGGTAAGTAATTTAATGGTAATTTTATGTGGTGATAAAGATGCTTCCCCCGTTGTTAACACAGGAACATTAAATATGTAAACCAAGTTTTTCTAAAAATTTTTAATATGAAAAAGTTACTTATTTTACTTGCTCTATTTTACTTCGGAAGTGGTTACGCACAAGACAACTTTACTTCTGAAGAATTGAAAATAACCCCTTTGGTAGAAGGCTCACTTTTACTTCCTAAAACTTCAGAAAAAAAACCGCTTGTCATTATTATTGCTGGCTCGGGACCTACTGATAGAAACGGAAACCAGAATATGATGAAGAACAATTCGCTTAAATTTTTAGCGGAAGCTTTGTATAAAAAAGGAGTTGCTAGTTTTCGGTACGACAAACGGATTGTGAAAATCATGAAAAGGGGTGCAATGGATGAAAAGAAAATCAAATTTGATGATTTTATTAAAGATGCCGTTGACGTTACTGAACATTTTAAAAATGACAATCGGTTTGGCAAGCTTTACATTATTGGTCACAGCCAAGGTTCGTTGGTTGGGATGATTGCCGCCCAAAACCGAGCAGATGGCTTTATTTCTATTGCCGGTGCAGGACAAGAAATAGATGATGTCATTGTAGATCAGTTGGCAAAACAAGCTCCGGGTTTGGTTGACAATGCCCGACAGTCATTCGACGACCTTAGAGTAAATGGAACCGCTCAAAATTATAGTCCAGGTTTAGCTTCCATCTTTAGACCCGACATTCAACCCTTTATTTATAGTTGGATGCAGTACAATCCACAAGAAGAGCTTTCCAAGC of the Marixanthomonas ophiurae genome contains:
- a CDS encoding alpha/beta hydrolase, encoding MKKLLILLALFYFGSGYAQDNFTSEELKITPLVEGSLLLPKTSEKKPLVIIIAGSGPTDRNGNQNMMKNNSLKFLAEALYKKGVASFRYDKRIVKIMKRGAMDEKKIKFDDFIKDAVDVTEHFKNDNRFGKLYIIGHSQGSLVGMIAAQNRADGFISIAGAGQEIDDVIVDQLAKQAPGLVDNARQSFDDLRVNGTAQNYSPGLASIFRPDIQPFIYSWMQYNPQEELSKLKTPVLIINGDKDLQVQVSEAEALYKAKPEATYKVIPKMNHVLKEINGNDLENSKSYNQYNLPISEELITVITQFIESN